The proteins below come from a single Nocardioides eburneiflavus genomic window:
- a CDS encoding alpha/beta hydrolase, whose product MKIPFRGAQAAPLDPTLVAPMSTAAQPELTGGRRIGVLVQHGFTGNPVSMRPWAEDLAARGYAVEMPLLPGHGTRWQDLNKVTWADWVATVEGALEKLTAENDVVVAVGLSMGGALCLRLAADHGEDLAGVVVVNAAVDTLRKDVKLLPVLKHLVPGFPGIANDIKKPGQDEHGYPTTPLKAAASMFAGYAELRRDLPKITIPVLFFRSAEDHVVDISSSRAINASLSSKDFEERVLEDSYHVATLDNDAPRIFAESAEFIERVTAAGRG is encoded by the coding sequence GTGAAGATCCCGTTCCGCGGCGCGCAGGCCGCGCCCCTCGATCCCACCCTGGTCGCCCCGATGTCGACGGCCGCGCAGCCCGAGCTCACCGGCGGGCGTCGCATCGGCGTCCTCGTGCAGCACGGGTTCACCGGCAACCCGGTGTCGATGCGCCCGTGGGCCGAGGACCTCGCGGCCCGCGGCTACGCCGTCGAGATGCCGCTGCTGCCCGGTCACGGCACCCGCTGGCAGGACCTCAACAAGGTCACCTGGGCCGACTGGGTGGCCACCGTCGAGGGTGCCCTCGAGAAGCTCACCGCCGAGAACGACGTGGTCGTGGCCGTCGGCCTCTCCATGGGTGGCGCGCTCTGCCTGCGGCTCGCGGCCGACCACGGCGAGGACCTCGCGGGCGTGGTGGTGGTCAATGCGGCCGTCGACACCCTGCGCAAGGACGTCAAGCTGCTGCCAGTGCTCAAGCACCTGGTGCCCGGCTTCCCCGGCATCGCCAACGACATCAAGAAGCCCGGGCAGGACGAGCACGGCTACCCGACGACGCCGCTGAAGGCGGCCGCGTCGATGTTCGCGGGCTATGCCGAGCTGCGCCGCGACCTGCCGAAGATCACCATCCCGGTGCTGTTCTTCCGCTCCGCGGAGGACCACGTCGTCGACATCTCCAGCTCGCGCGCGATCAACGCCAGCCTGTCCTCGAAGGACTTCGAGGAGCGCGTGCTCGAGGACAGCTACCACGTCGCCACGCTCGACAACGACGCCCCGCGGATCTTCGCGGAGTCCGCGGAGTTCATCGAGCGGGTCACCGCAGCCGGGCGGGGATAG
- a CDS encoding TadE/TadG family type IV pilus assembly protein, which yields MRWRTRTNGRTERGAAAVEFAFIVIPLMFIICGIVNFGVIFAQQLSLDNATRAAARAAVVDSGVDVVTRADTEFNGALARNQAGALNITFPGGAGATCEGSDFGELLIVRGEVTTNVLIPWVFPDAVLPGSFDLESEAAFQCEYS from the coding sequence ATGCGCTGGCGCACACGTACGAACGGTCGCACCGAGCGGGGTGCTGCCGCGGTCGAGTTCGCCTTCATCGTGATCCCGCTCATGTTCATCATCTGCGGCATCGTGAACTTCGGGGTGATCTTCGCCCAGCAGCTGAGCCTCGACAACGCCACCCGTGCCGCCGCCCGAGCGGCCGTCGTCGACTCGGGCGTGGACGTCGTGACCCGCGCCGACACCGAGTTCAACGGCGCGCTGGCACGCAACCAGGCGGGGGCCCTGAACATCACGTTCCCCGGCGGCGCCGGCGCGACCTGCGAAGGCAGCGACTTCGGCGAGCTCCTGATCGTGCGCGGCGAGGTGACGACCAACGTCCTGATCCCGTGGGTCTTCCCGGACGCGGTCCTGCCCGGCTCCTTCGACCTCGAGAGCGAGGCGGCATTCCAATGCGAGTACTCATGA
- a CDS encoding ROK family protein: MSGGTSSEAAGSVVVGVDIGGTKVLAGVVDPDGQVGRTARRTTPGRRVVTSRVEDALVAAVREAADGRPLAGVGVAAAGFVDSAGERVMFAPHLPWQGQPLRDLLAGRLGCPVALDNDANCSARAEGHHGAARGAASALMITMGTGIGGAVLLDGVVVRGANGMAGEFGHMQVVPDGQACECGRRGCWEQYASGNALVREARALMADLPSVLVEMSDGAPEQVTGPMVTSAAEQGDLVARQAFATVGGWLGVGTANLVAAFDPAVVVVGGGVSAAGDRLLDPARAALERTLVGAEHRVVPPLVAAELGPQAGMVGAALVARSLVS; the protein is encoded by the coding sequence ATGAGCGGGGGTACGAGCAGCGAGGCGGCGGGGAGCGTGGTCGTCGGCGTCGACATCGGCGGCACCAAGGTGCTGGCCGGGGTCGTCGATCCTGACGGACAGGTGGGGCGTACGGCCCGCCGGACCACTCCTGGCCGCAGGGTGGTGACCAGCCGCGTCGAGGACGCCTTGGTGGCTGCTGTGCGCGAGGCAGCGGACGGCCGGCCGCTCGCGGGCGTCGGGGTCGCAGCGGCGGGGTTCGTCGACTCGGCCGGCGAGCGGGTCATGTTCGCCCCGCACCTGCCATGGCAGGGACAACCTCTGCGTGACCTCCTCGCTGGCCGACTCGGCTGCCCGGTCGCGCTAGACAACGACGCCAACTGCTCGGCGCGCGCGGAGGGCCACCACGGTGCCGCGCGGGGGGCGGCCTCGGCGTTGATGATCACGATGGGCACCGGCATCGGCGGCGCCGTGCTGCTCGACGGTGTGGTGGTCCGCGGTGCCAACGGGATGGCAGGGGAGTTCGGGCACATGCAGGTCGTGCCGGACGGCCAGGCGTGCGAGTGCGGTCGCCGGGGCTGTTGGGAGCAGTACGCGTCAGGCAACGCCCTGGTCCGCGAGGCGCGCGCCCTCATGGCCGACTTGCCGTCGGTGCTCGTAGAGATGAGCGACGGTGCGCCCGAGCAGGTCACCGGGCCGATGGTCACCTCGGCCGCCGAGCAGGGCGACCTCGTGGCGCGACAGGCGTTCGCCACCGTGGGCGGTTGGCTCGGGGTCGGCACCGCCAACCTCGTCGCGGCGTTCGACCCGGCGGTCGTGGTCGTCGGGGGCGGCGTCTCGGCCGCGGGGGATCGGCTGCTCGACCCGGCCCGGGCCGCGCTGGAGCGGACCCTCGTCGGGGCCGAGCACCGGGTGGTGCCACCGCTGGTCGCCGCCGAGCTGGGACCGCAGGCCGGCATGGTGGGCGCCGCGCTCGTCGCCCGTTCGCTGGTCAGCTGA
- a CDS encoding pilus assembly protein TadG-related protein, which produces MTTRERDDNGATAVLVGILALFLVGLSAFTIDAGSAFVSNRNLQRAADAGALAGAQALTQFPGSCESVAGSTAARTAAHDAAVLRAQENYPDESWSETHFDVKCDPELKVLLVEFANEGTTDAVFAPVFDGDDEITTSRDAEATVDVAPGAGENVRPLALCSAAVGDTEPGEFVQIFYPGHGTKSPPQCPKPKSAGNWWTLDCPEERTGSTGALEDQIREGCEDRVTVIPGQSDVDTPGQLTVVLEDACPSAPIGSETCMSGDPGNLDAGHIADAWEHLVDTQKESIFPVFCVSPQCSEDTTSGSGTGTVFPVYKLVSAIVCGYHFSKKERKHSTTGKCAGNPFLAESDPDDSSGNNYLILKYISTRTSGSNAESECALGAECDGGLRRTRLTGGG; this is translated from the coding sequence ATGACCACACGTGAGCGGGACGACAACGGCGCCACGGCCGTTCTCGTCGGCATCCTCGCCTTGTTCCTCGTCGGCCTCTCGGCCTTCACGATCGATGCAGGCTCGGCCTTCGTGTCCAACCGGAACCTGCAGCGCGCTGCCGATGCTGGTGCGCTGGCCGGAGCGCAGGCCCTCACGCAGTTCCCGGGCTCGTGCGAGTCCGTTGCCGGCAGCACTGCAGCGCGGACAGCCGCACACGACGCCGCAGTGTTGCGGGCTCAGGAGAACTACCCCGACGAGAGCTGGAGCGAGACACACTTCGACGTCAAGTGCGACCCCGAGCTCAAGGTGCTGCTCGTGGAGTTCGCCAACGAGGGCACGACCGATGCGGTGTTCGCCCCCGTCTTCGACGGCGACGACGAGATCACGACCTCGCGCGACGCAGAGGCGACGGTCGACGTGGCGCCCGGCGCCGGCGAGAACGTGCGGCCCCTCGCGCTGTGCTCAGCCGCGGTCGGCGACACCGAGCCGGGCGAGTTCGTCCAGATCTTCTACCCCGGCCACGGCACCAAGTCTCCCCCCCAGTGCCCCAAGCCCAAGAGCGCCGGCAACTGGTGGACCCTGGACTGTCCCGAGGAGCGCACTGGCTCCACCGGCGCCCTGGAGGACCAGATCCGCGAGGGCTGCGAAGACCGCGTCACCGTCATCCCCGGCCAGTCGGACGTGGACACGCCCGGCCAGCTGACGGTCGTGCTCGAGGACGCGTGCCCGTCGGCACCCATCGGCTCCGAGACGTGCATGAGCGGCGATCCGGGCAACCTCGACGCTGGCCACATCGCGGACGCCTGGGAGCACCTGGTCGACACGCAGAAGGAAAGCATCTTCCCGGTGTTCTGCGTGTCGCCGCAGTGCAGCGAGGACACCACGTCGGGCTCAGGAACGGGAACCGTGTTCCCGGTCTACAAGCTGGTCTCGGCGATCGTGTGCGGCTACCACTTCAGCAAGAAGGAGAGGAAGCACTCCACGACGGGCAAGTGCGCCGGCAACCCCTTCCTGGCCGAGTCGGACCCCGACGACAGCAGCGGCAACAACTACCTCATCCTGAAGTACATCTCGACCCGCACGAGCGGATCCAATGCCGAGTCGGAGTGCGCGCTCGGTGCGGAGTGCGACGGCGGCCTCCGCCGTACGCGGCTCACCGGCGGCGGCTAG
- a CDS encoding TIGR00300 family protein encodes MGPQETVEVTGHLMDSGILSRVLDDIRDFGGDYVIEQLDVGHDAHDPSSARITVEAADDSSLQRLLMRLQTRGVNQVSAGDAVLATAEVDGVLPEDFYATTNLATHVHVDGGWHDVENPEMDCGLVVDVVAGATRVRTVPLSDVRAGMRIVVGAAGVRVSVPTADSAADPLDLWDSGAVPDRPQAVLVRQVADGMRQARADGKRLLWVAGPGVVHAGAAPAMVALVRAGWVDVLFAGNALATYDIEAAFYGRDRAADVSPHGHEHGHEHQVRAVNTIRRAGSIEAAVAQGVLTRGLMHALATCGSRFVLVGSVRDEGPLPDVHTDVVEGQRAMRAEIRDVGYCLMLATQLYSVATSNILPATVPVVCVDINPAMVTRVADRGTSLGRGIVTDVGLFLEQLALELVADYRRT; translated from the coding sequence GTGGGGCCACAGGAGACCGTCGAGGTCACGGGGCACTTGATGGACAGCGGGATCCTGTCGCGTGTCCTCGACGACATCCGCGACTTCGGCGGCGACTACGTCATCGAGCAGCTCGACGTCGGCCACGACGCGCACGACCCGAGCAGTGCCCGGATCACCGTCGAGGCGGCCGACGACTCGTCCCTCCAGCGGCTGCTCATGCGCCTCCAGACACGCGGGGTCAACCAGGTCTCCGCGGGTGACGCGGTCCTCGCCACGGCCGAGGTGGACGGCGTGCTGCCCGAGGACTTCTACGCCACCACCAACCTCGCCACGCACGTGCACGTCGACGGCGGGTGGCACGACGTCGAGAACCCCGAGATGGACTGCGGCCTGGTGGTCGACGTCGTCGCCGGTGCGACCCGGGTCCGTACGGTCCCCCTGTCCGACGTGCGCGCCGGCATGCGGATCGTCGTCGGCGCGGCCGGCGTACGGGTCTCGGTGCCGACCGCCGACTCCGCTGCGGACCCGCTCGACCTCTGGGACAGCGGGGCCGTGCCGGACCGTCCGCAGGCAGTGCTCGTACGCCAGGTGGCCGACGGCATGCGGCAGGCCCGCGCCGACGGCAAGCGACTGCTCTGGGTCGCCGGCCCCGGCGTGGTCCACGCCGGCGCCGCGCCCGCGATGGTGGCGCTCGTCCGGGCAGGGTGGGTCGACGTGCTGTTCGCCGGCAACGCGCTGGCGACCTACGACATCGAGGCCGCCTTCTACGGCAGGGACCGCGCCGCCGACGTGTCCCCCCACGGTCACGAGCACGGTCACGAGCACCAGGTCCGCGCGGTCAACACGATCCGACGGGCCGGCTCGATCGAGGCAGCGGTTGCCCAGGGCGTCCTGACGAGGGGCCTGATGCACGCGCTCGCCACCTGCGGGAGCCGCTTCGTGCTGGTCGGCTCGGTCCGCGACGAGGGCCCGCTGCCCGACGTCCACACCGACGTGGTCGAGGGTCAGCGCGCGATGCGTGCCGAGATCCGCGACGTCGGCTACTGCCTGATGCTCGCCACGCAGCTCTACTCGGTCGCCACCAGCAACATCCTGCCGGCCACCGTCCCCGTCGTGTGCGTGGACATCAACCCGGCCATGGTCACCCGGGTCGCCGACCGCGGGACCAGCCTCGGGCGCGGCATCGTCACCGACGTGGGCCTCTTCCTCGAGCAGCTCGCGCTGGAGCTGGTCGCGGACTACCGGCGGACCTGA
- a CDS encoding lysophospholipid acyltransferase family protein has protein sequence MLYWFLKWIALGPVLRLVFRPKAYGVDHVPEEGPAILASNHLSYADWLFMPLTLNRRVTFVAKAEYFTTPGIKGWFQKKFFTGAGQVPIDRSGANAAEGAMRSAMKILAQGDLFGIYPEGTRSHDGRLYRGKTGVARLALETGAPVIPCAVVGTDVVAPTGKVYGTWTRPVVRFGKPLDFSRYAGMENDRYILRSITDEIMYEIMRLSGQEYVDLYASKAKELDKEKARQAERDKAERHKAEGDKAADGPEQKAS, from the coding sequence GTGCTCTATTGGTTCCTGAAGTGGATCGCCCTCGGGCCGGTGCTCCGCCTCGTCTTCCGGCCCAAGGCCTACGGTGTCGACCACGTGCCGGAGGAGGGTCCCGCGATCCTCGCGAGCAACCACCTCTCCTACGCCGACTGGCTCTTCATGCCGCTCACCCTCAACCGGCGGGTCACCTTCGTCGCCAAGGCGGAGTACTTCACCACGCCGGGCATCAAGGGGTGGTTCCAGAAGAAGTTCTTCACCGGCGCCGGCCAGGTGCCGATCGACCGCTCGGGCGCCAACGCCGCCGAGGGTGCGATGAGGTCGGCGATGAAGATCCTCGCCCAGGGGGACCTGTTCGGGATCTACCCCGAGGGCACCCGCTCGCACGACGGCAGGCTCTACCGCGGCAAGACCGGCGTCGCGCGCCTCGCGCTCGAGACCGGCGCCCCGGTCATCCCGTGCGCGGTCGTCGGCACCGACGTCGTGGCGCCCACCGGCAAGGTCTACGGCACCTGGACGCGGCCGGTCGTACGCTTCGGCAAGCCGCTCGACTTCTCGCGATACGCCGGCATGGAGAACGACCGCTACATCCTCCGCTCGATCACCGACGAGATCATGTACGAGATCATGCGCCTCTCCGGCCAGGAGTACGTCGACCTCTACGCCAGCAAGGCCAAGGAGCTCGACAAGGAGAAGGCCAGGCAGGCCGAGCGTGACAAGGCCGAGCGCCACAAGGCCGAAGGCGACAAGGCCGCGGACGGGCCGGAGCAGAAGGCGTCCTGA